From a single Pseudomonas cremoricolorata genomic region:
- a CDS encoding ABC transporter ATP-binding protein → MSLLVEQLSVAYGARKVLHNLSLPALPSGSLVALVGPNGAGKSTLLRALAGLEPMQGRLSLEGQDVARLAFAERARRLSYMPQQLPPGIALGVLESIIAGLRVSGAEQPAALAFEALRQLGIEHLAEQMLNSLSGGQKQLVALAQLLARNPQVLLLDEPTSALDLHYQLRVMDAVRERVHGQRLLAIAVLHDINLAASHADILVMLSQGRIVACGTPHEVLQPELLAEVYGVEARVERCSRQRLQVLVDRALP, encoded by the coding sequence GTGAGTCTGTTGGTCGAGCAACTGTCGGTGGCCTATGGCGCGCGCAAGGTCCTGCATAACCTGAGCCTGCCGGCCCTGCCCAGCGGCAGCCTGGTGGCCCTGGTCGGCCCCAATGGCGCTGGCAAGTCCACCTTGCTGCGGGCGCTGGCGGGCCTGGAGCCGATGCAGGGCCGCCTCAGCCTCGAGGGCCAGGATGTCGCCCGTCTGGCCTTCGCCGAGCGCGCCCGGCGCCTGAGCTACATGCCCCAGCAACTGCCGCCGGGCATTGCTCTGGGTGTGCTGGAAAGCATCATCGCCGGCCTGCGCGTCAGTGGCGCTGAACAGCCTGCGGCGCTGGCCTTCGAGGCGCTGCGCCAGCTGGGCATCGAGCACCTGGCCGAGCAGATGCTCAACAGCCTCTCGGGCGGGCAGAAACAGTTGGTGGCGTTGGCCCAGTTGCTGGCGCGCAACCCGCAGGTGCTGCTGCTCGACGAACCCACCAGTGCCCTCGACCTGCATTACCAGTTGCGGGTGATGGACGCTGTGCGCGAGCGCGTGCATGGGCAGCGTCTGCTGGCCATTGCCGTGCTGCACGACATCAACCTGGCCGCCAGCCACGCCGATATTCTGGTGATGCTCAGCCAGGGCCGCATCGTTGCCTGTGGCACCCCGCATGAGGTGTTGCAGCCTGAGCTGCTGGCTGAGGTGTATGGCGTCGAAGCGCGCGTGGAGCGCTGCTCGCGGCAACGCTTGCAGGTGCTGGTGGACCGCGCGTTGCCCTGA
- a CDS encoding helix-turn-helix transcriptional regulator, which produces MKRWNPYLDTHFVFDHAAAIAEAGVLDDSAQQVMGSAIGHYRARTVRPHLQYFDCNLQFPEPLRIDKVLPGSLCIVHVLDGQWQHRVDGHLNQYTLGGTHGLGLSESMEAVDQLPGGSHVRMAGLRIAGDFLRELAEEDPALQPLLGLLDDGMQFSAFNRCRALGSLLERLYHSPYVGALERLNQESLSLAVLVELASHLSGEPAQVAAAPRGQRDIAHEARRVLDANLIDPPGSVALARQLEVGETTLRRAFSSIYGQSMLQYLRQQRMELARTLLRQGRWQVAQVAFRLGYANPANFNHAYKAHFGHPPGAER; this is translated from the coding sequence ATGAAACGCTGGAACCCCTACCTGGACACGCATTTCGTGTTCGACCACGCTGCCGCCATTGCCGAGGCCGGTGTCCTCGATGACAGCGCGCAGCAGGTGATGGGCAGCGCCATCGGTCACTACCGCGCCCGGACCGTGCGCCCGCACCTGCAGTATTTCGACTGCAACCTGCAATTCCCCGAACCGCTGCGCATCGACAAGGTCCTGCCGGGCAGCCTGTGCATCGTGCACGTGCTCGACGGCCAGTGGCAGCACCGCGTCGATGGCCATCTCAACCAGTACACCCTGGGCGGCACCCATGGTCTTGGCTTGAGCGAGAGCATGGAGGCGGTAGATCAGTTGCCCGGCGGCAGCCATGTGCGCATGGCCGGGCTACGCATTGCCGGGGATTTCCTGCGCGAGCTGGCCGAGGAAGACCCGGCGCTGCAACCGCTGCTCGGCCTGCTCGACGATGGCATGCAGTTTTCAGCCTTCAACCGCTGCCGCGCCCTGGGCAGCCTGCTCGAGCGGCTCTACCACTCACCCTACGTCGGCGCGCTGGAGCGGCTCAACCAAGAGAGCCTGAGCCTGGCCGTGCTGGTGGAGCTGGCCAGCCACCTCAGCGGTGAGCCGGCGCAGGTGGCCGCCGCGCCGCGTGGACAGCGCGATATCGCCCACGAGGCGCGTCGAGTGCTCGACGCCAACCTCATCGACCCACCCGGCAGCGTCGCCCTGGCCCGTCAGCTGGAGGTAGGCGAAACCACCCTGCGCCGGGCCTTCAGCAGCATTTACGGTCAATCGATGTTGCAGTACCTGCGACAGCAGCGCATGGAACTGGCACGCACGCTGCTGCGCCAGGGCCGCTGGCAGGTGGCGCAGGTGGCCTTCCGCCTGGGCTACGCCAACCCGGCCAACTTCAACCACGCCTACAAGGCGCATTTCGGTCACCCGCCTGGCGCCGAGCGCTGA
- a CDS encoding phosphatase PAP2 family protein, which yields MAIAPFSNPSRPFDFRWALGVPLLLMGLMLLFDMTSIDFQLAHLFYQPGEGFIGRNSYWLENILHDRVKQAVIVLAVLMLVAFVVSCLYAPLRHLRRPLGYVVLALSLTTSVVTPLKIATGVHCPWSLSEFGGIETYTPLLAHRAEAIKPGLCWPGGHASTGFSLLALFFALRDRRPKTARVALALALILGSVLSLGRMAQGAHFLSHNLWTLLIDWMICVLCYRWLVYRPGNHVSLPQAPRGAVRIAG from the coding sequence ATGGCCATCGCGCCTTTTTCCAATCCCTCGCGGCCGTTCGATTTTCGTTGGGCGCTGGGCGTTCCTTTGTTATTGATGGGGCTGATGCTGCTGTTCGACATGACCTCCATCGATTTCCAGCTGGCGCATCTGTTCTACCAGCCCGGCGAGGGCTTCATCGGCCGTAACAGCTACTGGCTGGAAAACATCCTGCATGACCGCGTCAAACAGGCGGTGATCGTGCTGGCGGTGCTGATGCTCGTCGCCTTTGTGGTCAGTTGCCTGTATGCGCCGCTACGGCACTTGCGCAGGCCGCTGGGTTACGTCGTGCTGGCCTTGAGCCTGACCACCTCGGTGGTGACCCCGTTGAAGATCGCCACCGGCGTGCATTGCCCCTGGAGCCTCAGCGAGTTCGGCGGCATCGAGACCTACACACCCTTGCTGGCCCATCGTGCCGAGGCCATCAAGCCCGGCCTGTGCTGGCCGGGTGGCCACGCCTCTACCGGGTTCTCACTGCTGGCGCTGTTCTTCGCCCTGCGTGACCGCCGCCCCAAAACCGCCCGCGTTGCGCTGGCACTGGCCCTCATTCTGGGGTCGGTGCTGTCCCTCGGGCGCATGGCCCAGGGCGCGCATTTCCTCTCGCACAACCTGTGGACACTGCTGATCGACTGGATGATTTGCGTGCTGTGCTACCGATGGCTGGTGTATCGACCGGGTAATCACGTGTCGCTCCCTCAAGCGCCGCGCGGGGCCGTGCGTATTGCCGGCTGA
- a CDS encoding phosphoethanolamine transferase yields the protein MLTLKPVRPEVVAVAASAFLLAAYNVPLWQHLDRIASWQPALAFILMLFGAFSAILTWLAVPRVFKPVLITLFMISAGVAYFMNRYGILIDTGMLRNTAETNATEVRDLLSWKLVLYIALLGLLPSLLLWRTPIDYRPVLPNLFAKLLMTVGCAVLIVGAGLINYQGLSSMLRNHHELRLMIVPSNYIGASINYLREQWASAQAPFTPIAEDALRVKPASAQVRKSLTVLVVGESARADNFSLLGYPRDTNPELSKQQGLVAFTDMHSCGTETAVSVPCMFSNLGRAGYSAAAASNREGLLDVLKRAGLDVIWRDNQSGCKGTCARVTVENLSNASDSKLCADHECRDEILLQGLQTMIDNLDQDTVLVLHQMGSHGPEYYKRYPAAFERFTPVCKSNALDQCSRDSIVNAYDNTLLYTDHVLAQLIETLRSNQDRVDTAMIYLSDHGESLGEYNLFLHGTPYMLAPEQQKHVPLLVWLSTSYQRSTGIDSTCLQGQRDAALSQDNLFHSMLGLLGVQTHAYKANLDLFASCRRSQVAGSPAGNTVAVSADAAQRSAPGG from the coding sequence ATGCTGACCTTGAAACCTGTGCGTCCCGAAGTTGTGGCGGTCGCCGCCAGTGCGTTTCTGCTGGCCGCCTACAACGTGCCCCTTTGGCAACACCTTGATCGCATCGCCAGCTGGCAACCTGCCCTGGCGTTCATCCTCATGCTGTTCGGCGCGTTCAGCGCCATTCTCACCTGGCTGGCGGTGCCCAGAGTGTTCAAGCCGGTGCTGATCACGCTGTTCATGATCAGCGCGGGCGTGGCGTATTTCATGAACCGTTACGGCATCCTGATCGACACGGGCATGCTGCGTAACACCGCCGAAACCAATGCCACCGAAGTGCGTGACCTGCTCTCTTGGAAACTCGTTCTCTATATCGCATTGTTAGGATTATTGCCATCGCTGTTGTTATGGCGAACGCCCATCGACTATCGCCCGGTATTGCCCAACCTGTTTGCCAAACTGTTGATGACGGTGGGCTGCGCTGTGCTGATCGTCGGCGCCGGGCTGATCAACTATCAAGGATTGTCGTCGATGCTGCGCAATCATCACGAACTTCGTTTGATGATTGTCCCGAGCAACTATATCGGCGCCTCGATCAATTACCTGCGCGAACAATGGGCCAGTGCACAAGCGCCGTTCACGCCGATTGCCGAAGATGCCCTACGGGTAAAGCCCGCCAGTGCACAGGTCCGCAAATCGCTGACCGTACTCGTGGTCGGCGAAAGTGCGCGTGCCGACAACTTCAGCCTGCTGGGCTACCCGCGCGACACCAACCCTGAGCTGAGCAAACAGCAGGGCCTGGTGGCGTTCACCGACATGCACTCCTGCGGCACTGAAACCGCCGTCTCGGTACCGTGCATGTTCTCCAACCTGGGCCGCGCCGGCTACAGCGCGGCGGCGGCGAGCAACCGCGAAGGCTTGCTCGATGTGCTCAAGCGCGCTGGGCTGGATGTCATCTGGCGCGACAACCAGTCCGGCTGCAAGGGCACCTGCGCCCGCGTGACGGTCGAGAACCTCAGCAATGCCAGCGACAGCAAACTGTGCGCCGACCACGAATGCCGTGACGAAATCCTGCTGCAAGGGCTGCAAACGATGATCGATAACCTCGACCAGGACACGGTGCTGGTGCTGCACCAGATGGGCAGTCATGGTCCGGAATACTACAAACGCTACCCCGCCGCCTTCGAACGCTTCACCCCGGTGTGCAAGAGCAATGCCCTGGACCAGTGCAGCCGCGACAGCATCGTCAATGCCTACGACAACACCCTGCTGTACACCGACCATGTGCTGGCGCAGTTGATCGAGACCTTGCGCAGCAATCAGGACCGTGTCGACACGGCGATGATCTACCTCTCCGACCACGGTGAATCGCTGGGCGAGTACAACCTGTTCCTGCACGGCACGCCGTACATGCTCGCGCCCGAGCAGCAGAAACATGTGCCGCTGCTGGTATGGCTATCGACCTCGTATCAGCGCTCGACCGGCATCGACAGCACGTGCCTGCAAGGGCAGCGCGACGCAGCGCTGAGCCAGGACAACCTGTTCCACTCGATGCTCGGCCTGCTCGGCGTGCAGACCCACGCCTACAAAGCCAACCTCGACCTGTTCGCCAGTTGCCGGCGCAGTCAGGTCGCCGGCAGCCCGGCAGGCAATACAGTGGCGGTCAGCGCCGATGCGGCTCAGCGCTCGGCGCCAGGCGGGTGA
- a CDS encoding M48 family metallopeptidase, which translates to MQRLRRLIWPLTVVLLPLALMAWTSLQGWRASSVLDEAQVMRQWLANPSDGLLEQLSYQERVQASSVGRADRFQFQVEQADADRGWLRLRQALAGLGFWLALAALLAGPAGWLKLRLDAWRALKSQTFLYQHLSRSWHALGRWLVAYTCLLVAALTMVLLYELSWGWSHLKAGGWTLLLLALPLAGVIYLGLLLIERLRSQWHAMQAPSSAFLGRALGRSEAPQLWAWIEQLAQALNAPAPDHIVVGVDQSFFVTSVPVALQPSQHELSGRTLYLPLTYLSSLSQAESAAIIGHELGHFSNRDTERGSEVSARFSLMCAHFALISGADADPAWIERPAIWMAAHFLHHFQLAVHHWGRQQELLADRSGAAVAGERLFCQALLRVIALDREIDQVLRERPAGNLIQALSQRLQNSVLQLGGEQLEHAIGHPFDTHPSTALRLQQLGIALDAPLLAAATRRPSDDDRQWFAQLTQATPTTAATTSKETFI; encoded by the coding sequence ATGCAACGTCTGCGTCGCCTGATCTGGCCGCTGACGGTCGTGCTGCTGCCCTTGGCGCTGATGGCCTGGACCAGCCTGCAAGGCTGGCGCGCCAGCAGCGTGCTGGATGAGGCGCAGGTGATGCGGCAATGGCTGGCCAACCCCAGCGATGGGTTGCTTGAGCAGCTGTCGTACCAGGAGCGCGTCCAGGCCAGCAGCGTCGGCCGGGCTGACCGCTTTCAGTTTCAGGTCGAGCAGGCCGATGCCGACCGCGGCTGGTTGCGCCTGCGTCAGGCCCTGGCCGGGCTGGGCTTCTGGTTGGCCCTGGCCGCGCTGCTGGCCGGGCCTGCCGGCTGGCTCAAGCTGCGCCTGGACGCCTGGCGCGCACTGAAATCCCAGACCTTCCTGTACCAGCATCTGAGTCGCAGCTGGCACGCGCTCGGGCGATGGCTGGTGGCCTACACCTGCCTGCTGGTCGCTGCGCTGACGATGGTGCTGCTGTATGAACTGAGCTGGGGCTGGAGCCACCTCAAGGCCGGCGGCTGGACCCTGCTGCTGCTGGCGCTGCCGCTGGCGGGTGTGATTTACCTGGGTTTGCTGCTGATCGAGCGACTGCGCAGTCAGTGGCACGCCATGCAGGCGCCCTCTTCGGCCTTTCTCGGCCGCGCCCTTGGCCGCAGCGAGGCGCCGCAGCTGTGGGCGTGGATCGAGCAACTGGCGCAAGCCCTGAACGCCCCGGCGCCCGATCACATTGTGGTCGGCGTCGATCAATCGTTCTTCGTCACCAGCGTGCCGGTGGCCTTGCAACCGTCGCAGCATGAACTCAGCGGACGCACGCTCTACCTGCCGCTGACCTACCTGTCGAGCCTCAGCCAGGCGGAAAGCGCGGCGATCATCGGCCACGAACTGGGCCACTTCAGCAACCGCGACACCGAGCGCGGCAGCGAAGTCAGCGCGCGCTTCAGCCTGATGTGCGCGCACTTCGCGCTGATCAGCGGCGCGGATGCAGACCCTGCGTGGATCGAGCGGCCGGCGATCTGGATGGCCGCGCACTTCCTCCACCACTTTCAGCTCGCGGTGCATCACTGGGGCCGCCAGCAGGAATTGCTCGCCGACCGCAGTGGCGCTGCAGTGGCCGGTGAGCGGCTGTTCTGCCAGGCCCTGCTGCGGGTGATCGCCCTCGACCGTGAAATCGACCAGGTGCTGCGTGAGCGCCCTGCCGGCAACCTGATCCAGGCCCTGTCGCAGCGCCTGCAAAACAGCGTTCTGCAGTTGGGTGGCGAGCAACTCGAGCATGCCATCGGCCATCCTTTCGATACTCATCCGTCCACCGCACTGCGCCTGCAACAGCTGGGCATCGCCCTCGACGCGCCGTTACTGGCGGCTGCCACCCGGCGCCCCAGCGACGACGACCGGCAATGGTTCGCCCAGCTCACCCAGGCCACGCCGACAACCGCCGCGACTACCTCCAAGGAAACCTTCATATGA